A genomic stretch from Telopea speciosissima isolate NSW1024214 ecotype Mountain lineage chromosome 7, Tspe_v1, whole genome shotgun sequence includes:
- the LOC122668770 gene encoding NDR1/HIN1-like protein 13 — protein MGDRVYPTWTRYTNPPTNEEKPDLNLRSQSDRPMLEKPPPPLPGTPPLLPPGTFNVQLPKDQIFRVPPPDATARYENYNNLRKPRRCGGRCCRCLCCCFGFIFILAILLGIAALVFYLVVQPKIPTYSVDNLSAKGINLNGIGTNNLTLSSEFDITLSANNSNTKIGIYYDSGSSVNISTSSLQQLANGSLPVFYQPTQNVTVFDVQTTGTVPYTNALNITLSSGNIPLVLNITVPAKLKIGAVTSWEFKVKVNCNVVISSTVNANVVSKSCSGNLQPW, from the coding sequence ATGGGAGACAGAGTTTACCCAACTTGGACGAGATACACAAACCCACCCACTAATGAAGAGAAACCTGACCTAAACCTACGATCACAATCTGATCGTCCCATGCTCGAGAAacccccaccaccactaccaggAACCCCACCACTCCTACCACCAGGAACCTTCAACGTTCAATTACCTAAAGATCAAATCTTCAGAGTCCCACCACCTGACGCCACTGCTCGCTACGAAAACTACAACAATCTCAGGAAACCTCGCCGCTGCGGTGGTCGTTGTTGTCGTTGCTTATGCTGCTGCTTCGGCTTCATCTTCATTCTTGCAATCCTCCTCGGCATTGCCGCTCTTGTCTTCTACTTAGTCGTCCAGCCCAAAATCCCAACCTATTCTGTCGATAATCTCTCAGCCAAAGGCATAAATTTGAACGGAATTGGGACAAATAACTTAACTTTGTCTTCCGAATTCGATATCACACTCTCAGCTAATAACAGTAACACGAAGATCGGAATCTATTATGATTCAGGAAGCTCTGTTAATATTTCTACTTCAAGTTTGCAACAACTCGCCAATGGATCTCTTCCTGTGTTTTATCAACCAACACAGAACGTTACGGTTTTCGATGTCCAAACTACAGGGACTGTTCCTTATACGAATGCTTTGAATATTACTTTGAGTTCAGGGAATATACCTTTGGTTTTGAATATTACTGTTCCTGCGAAGTTGAAGATTGGTGCTGTGACTAGTTGGGAATTTAAGGTTAAGGTGAATTGCAATGTTGTGATTAGTAGTACTGTAAATGCGAATGTTGTATCGAAGAGCTGTAGTGGTAATCTGCAACCATGGTAG